The sequence CCTCGACATGGAGCATGGAAGCTACTTTCGTCGAGTGGCTACAGGGACTTAATAACCAATGCACCGATGCAACTCGAGCAAAAGGTGTGAAGGCGCTAGCAACTTTAACCTGTTGGGAAATTTGGCTAGAACGCAACAGAAGAATCTTCAACAAAAAGGAACAACTAGTGCCGACGATCATAAACCGAATCTGAGATGAAGCTGCAATATGGAAACTAGCAGGTTGCCCAATCCCGTTTGACCCAGGCTGAAATATTAGATGGTAATCCTATTTAGTTGCCTGGCAAAGCCGGTAACTGCTGTCTCCAGGTTTTTTGATTCTGGAACCTCGGGTCACTGACCTATCGTTGTACTTGGCCATCGGCCTTACTTCTGCTTAATGAAATCACAGCAGCTCTCCTGCTgtctttcaaaaaaaaattgtctgCACACACCACTCAAAGGACAAAGCAGAGCCCACCGTGGTTTTCTAGGTAATAATCCAACTTTCAAAGTTAGAGATGGAGGCGGtggagccggcggtggtggtgagcTGCGAGTGTTGCGGCCCAGAGGAGGAGTGCACCGGCGAGTATATCGGCAGCGTGAGGGCCTACTTTGGGGGCCGGTGGCTGTGCGGGTTGTGCTCCGAGTCCGTCAAGTACGATGCAGGCCGCAGCAAGCGCACCGAGTCCATGGGCGTGGAGGAGGCCGTGCGGGCGGACATGGCGTTCTGCCGTGTCAAGCAGACCTCGACGCCACTGGCTCCGGCGATCACCGGAGATGAAAACAAAAGagggtgcgagagagagagagaccttttGCGCTACCAACTACTTGCAAATTTTTTGCTTCTTCTCTTTATCCAGAGTTTGCAACTGAAAACCACAACGGAAACGCGGAGCTCGTGCGAGTAGTGGACACCGCCATCCTAGCGTCCCTCGCGCTTCGCCCGCCATGGCGCCTTGACCGTGCACTCGTGCCATCCCATGATCGGGTCAGGGCACACCTAAAACCTCTAACTAAACCGAGTCGCAGCTCAGGTTATCTCACAAAAAAGAAACTACTGACGAAACTGAAAATATCGACACCTAAAACCCTAAACATGAACGTGAAATTTACCCAACAATCACCCCCTAAACTGATCGTTCAGGGCGTCTCCTCGATCATGCCGATGCTTGAGCGTAGCTGCTGCAGTCGAACACGGCCGAGGGGCTTGGTGAGCATGTCTGCAAGCTGAACCTCTGTTGCAACATACTCGAGTTCAATCTTCTTCGCCTCCACGCAATCTTTGATGAAATGGTACCTGAGCTCGATGTTCTTCTATCTGTTGTGCATCACAGGATTCTTTGCAAGAGAAATTGCGGATTTGTTGTCGACCTTGAGTCTTACTGCCTTTTCTTCAACTTCTCTGAACTCACCGAGCAAGCGCGCGAGCCAGATTCTTTGGCAAGCCATTGTTGTTGCTGCGACGTACTCTGATTCACAGTTGGAGAGTGCCACAATCTTCTGCTTCTATGACTACCAGGTTATCACCCCTCCTTCCAGCAAGAACAGGGTGCCGGAGGTGCTCTTGCGCGTGTCCACGTCGCCGCCTAGGTCACTGTCGCTGTAACCGATGAGTTCAGGCTCACCATCTCCTCTACCGTACTTGCTGCCCAGATGCAGAGTGCCGGCGATGTACCTCAAAATATGCTTGACGGCGGTGCGGTGCTCTTCAGTTGGCGCCTCCATGAAACGTGAAACATACCCGGCCTAGAAGGTCAGGTCAGGGCGTGTGTGCACCAGGTAGCGCAGGTTGCCAACGACGCTGCGGTACTCCGGTTGCGTCCACTGGTGGCACTGTGCTCTCTTTTGATAGCTTGAAATGGGGCTCCATGGGGGTGTGATAGGGTTTGCAGCCAGCCATGCCACTCTTCTCCAGGAGTTTCCGTGCGTACGCGCTCTGTGTAATGACAATGCCATCCTCCCTCCGCTTCACTTCAATTCCAAGATAGAAACTCAGCAGGCCTAGATCAGACATCTTGAACAGCTTCTGCATCTCTCCTTTGAACTTGGTGATCTCCGCTGCGTTTGATACAATGATCACCAGGTCGTCCACGTACACGCCCACGATGAGGCGTGTGGTCGTTGTGCCCCGTGCGTACACCGTGTGCTCTGACGGGCAGCGCATGAACCCCAACTTGCTCAAGCAGGTGTCCAGCTTGGTGTTCCACGCCCTGGGAGTTTGCTTCAGAATGTATACAACCTTGTTCAGGTGTAGGACGAGGTGCTTCTTGCTCGCAACGACAAACCCTGGCGGTTGCTGCACGTAGACTTCCTCCTGAAGTTCGCCATGCAGGAATGCCGATTTGACGTCCATGTGATGAACGGCCCAGCCCGTGTTCGCCGCGAGCGCTAGCAGCACCCGTACTGACACGAGACGCGCCACTGGGGTGAACACCTCGTCGTAGTCGATGCCGTGCTGCTGTACATAGCTCTTCGCCATGAGCCGAGCCTTGTGCTTGAGCACATCCGAGCGTGCTTCCTTATTTACCTTGTAGACCCACTTCAGGCCTATGGCACGGTGCCCTGGAGGGAGCGACGTGAGTTGCCATGTTTGATTGTCCTCGATCGAGCTCGGTTCTTCGATCATGGCTCCCTGCCAGCTCGCTTCTTGTTCTGCCTCAGTAAATGAGCCGGGCTCCTCAACTACCAGAAGATGGAGCTCCTCGCCTGGATTATATGCCGGGCCGAAATCCAGCACGTTCTGTAAGGTGCGGAATCGGTGCTCGCGCTTTGCGTCGTCTACCGCATCGAGAACATTGTTCTTGAATGGCGTCGGTGGAGACACGAGTTCCACCCCTCCTGAGTTGGCAGACGCTGGAGTGGATGGCACTGGAGTTGACGGTGCTCCAGACAACGACGCTGGAGACACAAGTGGCGTGGGCGGAGGCGAGGTGGCCGCACCCCCCACATCTGTCGCCCCTGGAGCTCTCCTCACAAAGTGTTCGACCATGAACGTGTCGGCGCCACTGAACGTGTTTACAGCGCCATCTTCCTTTGCCTAGTCCTAGTGTGC comes from Triticum aestivum cultivar Chinese Spring chromosome 5B, IWGSC CS RefSeq v2.1, whole genome shotgun sequence and encodes:
- the LOC123115046 gene encoding uncharacterized protein; the protein is MEAVEPAVVVSCECCGPEEECTGEYIGSVRAYFGGRWLCGLCSESVKYDAGRSKRTESMGVEEAVRADMAFCRLLQRGGPTERVAEGMCQMLRCTACEKQLATSSSSSRQTAPATVASESGHHRTSVPSA